The nucleotide sequence TTTCATGCCTTTTGGCAGTCAGTCTTTGAGTATTAGAATGCACTTAACCACCACTTCTCGATAGGCGAGAAGCAGTGTTGATGGTGCAATAATGGCTTGTTTAGAAACGGCATTATGCTACACTTTCCTCGAATGAAAGACATTAACCCGCGAGGTGTTGGCGCACCGTTTGAGCGGGTTTTGTTTTTTTTATCTTCGAGTCTTTTTTGGCATAGCTTTTAATTCAGACTTTCACATGTGAAAGTTACGTGCCCCTATTTGTGCCCCATATATATTCCATTCAGAGCTAAAACAATAGGTTAACTATTCAATCATTCCCATCGAGCATGGGTGCAACCGAAAAGCGGCATGAAGGGTGTTCACCAGCTAGGCCAAAAGTTTCCTGAGTGTTTTCAGTGTGTCGCGTCATTCTGAATTTCCTGTCACTTCAATTGAAATTGCCCGAATTCTGTTCACTGTACCCTCGCCGTCCCCCTTCCAGAGCAGGACCATCTCGCTTCATTCATCGTAGAAAACAACACCCGAAAGCGATAACAGGCGGTACAAAGCAACTGTGTTCGTTAAAAAGCAGGGGCGCATTATACATGCAGAATACAAAATGATCAGGAAAAAGGCGTCACGTCAGGCCAACCTCAGGCAGCCTAAGCGGTCAAAAATAGCAGTTCAGGGGCATGCCCCAAAGCAGCCCAAGTCAATTCCAGGGCTGATGGGTTATGCAGAATAACGATTTTTCATGATTCAGTTACAGCAATTCATCCGGCACGTTCCCGCCGTTGTCGGCCAGTTTCTGCAGCACGGTTTTATGCAGCCACATATTCATTTGGGCGGAGTCGGCCATTTTGTCTGCAGGACAGCCCAGCTCAGTCGCCAGTTCTTTGCGGGCCGACAGGCTGCTGTCGAGACCCAGCAGTTTGAGCAGATCGACAATTGAGGTTTTCCAGTTCAGTGCTTCCGGATGGCTGCTCGCCATCGCTTCCAGTTTGGCGACCACATCGACAGTTTCCATGGCCGGAACGGATGGCTCAGCCGGAGACGCGGGTGCGGGTGTTTCGTCGGGGGCAAATGTCACATTCGAAGATGGCTTCGGTGTCTGGGACGACTTGTTGCCAAAGCCCAGCTTGTGAAGAATATCGTTGAACAAACCCATTTCGGCTCCTTAACCGGTGTTGGCCGGATTGCGAATGACAGGCAAAACAGAGCGGCAGAAGTGCGCGCTCAGCTTCATTAAAGCTAGTCGGCTTCTCTGGCCCGGAGCGTCGCATTTCAACGACTGACGACGGGTTAACCAAAAAACGCCCTGAACATCCTTGTCCGGGGCGCGGCAGTGATACGGTGATGACGGTTTAGAAGCTCGCTTGTAAAGACAAGCCGCTATAAGCGTTATAGCCGTTGAGCATGATGTGATACCGCCCCGTCTGCGTGGGTGTGATGGTACAGGTTTCACCGTTACCCGCGCGGTAAGGCCGGCAATCCCAGCTGGATTTAGTGGCTTTCTGCCCGAAGCGGACATACAGATCGGCATCCCCTGTTCCGCCAGAGGTGCGAACCGTCAGGGTACGTCCTGCTGGTACATCAATGTAGTAATGCTGCTCACTGCCGGACGTCCCGCTCAGGCCACTGAGCACCTGACCGTTTTCCAGTTTGCCGTCTGACGGGGTGCCCGGATCGCCACCGCCATTGTCTGTGCCGCTGTAAGCCAGCAGATTGAGGCTGTTACGCGGATCGCTCACTTTGCCTGTCGTGCCGCGCTGCGCCAGTAACTGACTGAGCTGAGCGGGAGTCAGGTTTGGGTATTCATCCAGATACAACGCGCCGATACCGGCCACGTGCGGTGTCGCCATGGACGTTCCGCTGATGGTTTTGTAACTGCCGTCATACCAGGCGGAGGTAATGGACGATCCCGGGGCAAAAATGTCGACACAGCTGCCCCAGTTGGAAAAGCTGGAGCGCTGATCTGAACTGGTTGTCGAACCGACAGTGACGCCGTTTGCCACCCGGGCGGGTGAGACATTACAGGCATCCTGGTTTTCATTGCCCGCCGCCAGCATGAAGCTGACACCTGAATTGACCGCGCTGTTGATGGCGCTGTCCAGCGCGGTCGAAATGCCGCCGCCCAGACTCATATTCGCCACAGAAGGCCCTGAGGCGTTCTGTTTCACCCAGTCCACCCCGGCAATCACTCCGGAGGTGGTGCCCGAGCCATTACAACTCAGTACCCGCACCCCGACCAGGCTGACGTTCTTCGCCACACCGTAGCGCGTGCCGCCAATGGTGCCGGCCACATGCGTACCGTGGCCATTACAGTCGGTGGCATTGCTGTCATTATCGACAAAATCGTAACCGGAACGGGCACGACCACCGAATTCGGCATGAGTGGTGGTGACACCGGTATCAATGACGTACGCCGTCACACCGGCGCCGTTATACTGGGTGACAAAATGACCGTCCAGCGGCAGGTTACGCTGATCCACGCGATCCAATCCCCAGGTGGCATTGCTCTGCTGGGCATCAAAGGCCTCAGGGAAAACCGGATCGAGTGAAATCACCTGATCCTGCTCGATGTAGTCGACCTGATTGTCCTGGCGGAGTGCATTGAGTTGCTCTGTCGTCAGCTCAGCGACAAAGCCGCTCAGGGCTGAATCAAACACCCTTTGTGCCTTTACGGCATGAAGCGTGCTGATCGACTCGACCGTGCGGGCCACAAACTCGGTACGCGCGGCGACATCATTGGCGATGTACGCCGGTTCTTTGAACACCACAATATACTGATTGGCGACGGCCTTTTCAGGCGCCGCGGTGATCAGCTGAGCCTGAGACTCTGCACTGACTGCAGCCAGTGAGTCGTCAGCCTGCAGGGCGGCACTGGTGAATACCAGCGCAGACGTGATACAGCAACCTAGCATTGTCTTTAACATTGTTATTCCTTTTTATGTTTGTCCGTGACTTGGAATGGCCTACCCCTCACATCCGGCACAGTTAAAACCTATACGCAACCAAGCCCTTATACATAAGAGAGAAATACTGAATTTTTCCTGTGAAACAGAGAGATGCGTGGTTACATCCAAGTTGAGACGTATTTCAAGGCATAAATAAGTTGCTGTTTTGATGTAATTTTATGTCCAGCACTCCGGGCTTCATGCAAGCCAGAAAAGATGTAAATAAATCCGAACAGGTAAAAAACCTGTTCACAACCACTTATATTTCATCAAGTTATACCCAAAACAAGACCACCCCGCCGTCACCTTGCAGCATGCTGACTTTACAGCAGGCCTAAATGCTAATTTTCCCCGAATTTGCAAAGCAGAAGATCTTGGCTAACAGCAGAGTGTGTTGTGCTGTTGAATAAAAATGTGGCCGCGTCTCAGGGTGTAACAGGCAAAATCAGCGCTTTTCGTTCAGACTTGTTGGGAACCTCTTCACGACTCAGGGGAAAACCTATGCGCTGGCGCAAGACCAAACAAAGTACCAACATTGATGACAGACGCGGTCAGGGGCCAGCTAACTCCGGGATGGCGGTTGCGGGATTGCTGCGTTTTCTCCCTTTTTTGCTCAAAACCAAAGTGGGGAAACTGATTCTGGTCGTGGGCGGGATCTACCTGGCTTACCAGTATTTTACCGGCGGGGCCGGCATGATGGATGTGCAGCCCGGTTCCGCTCCTGGTTCAGGAACCATGCAGCAACAGGAAGGCGCACAAACCGGTGGCTTACCAGCCAGTGACGAAGACGCCCAGTTTGTTGCGGCGATTCTGGGCACCACTGAAACTGTCTGGAGCAAACTGCTCGACGGCCAGTATCCCGAACCCCAACTGGTGCTGTACAACAATATCACCCAGACCGGCTGTGGCATGGGTCAGGCGCAGTCCGGGCCATTTTATTGTCCGGCAGATAGCAAGGTTTATCTGGATCTCAGCTTCATGGATGAGCTGAAAAAATTGGGGGCACCCGGCGATTTCGCGTTTGCCTATGTCATCGCGCACGAGGTAGGTCATCATGTGCAAAATGTGCTGGGTACCAACAAGCAGGTCGCCCAGATGCAACAGCAAGCCAGCGAGACCGATGCCAATCGCCTGAGCGTGATGCTTGAACTTCAGGCCGACTGCTACGCCGGGGTTTGGGGCTATTATGTGCACAATGACATGCAACTGCTCGAGCCGGGCGATATTGAGGAGGGACTGAAAGCCGCCAGTTCCGTCGGTGACGACAGGCTGCAGGAAATGGCAGGTCAGGCCGTACAGCCAGACGCCTTTACCCATGGGACGTCTGAGCAGCGGGCCAGCTGGTTTCGCAAAGGGTTCGAATCTGGCAATCCTAAAGACTGCGACACCTTCCAGAACCTGCAATAATTCTGATCCAGGGTCAGCGCAGCGCTGGCCCTGAAAAATCAGCCCAGTCCCTAACTCCTGCTTGCCATTTCATGGTTTGAGCATACACTTTGCTTCCTGTTGTTCAGGAGGCAATGATGACAGATCACTTTACCGGCCAATTCGAAGTAGAGCTTAAATTTCGCGTTTCATCACACCAGCCACTGATTCAGCAACTTCAGGCACGTCACGCCGAATGTTTTGTCGAGAAGAATCAGGAAACCGATTACTTCTATGAATGTAAAGACAGTCGTCTGGCAACGGCCGGGATCAGTATGAGTGTGCGTGTGATGTCCCCGTCGGGCATTCAGCTGTGGATCGTCAAAGGCCCGGCACCAGACAAGTGCGAAGCCGTCAATATCACCTCTGCCAACACAACCCGTAACATGCTTGAGACATTGGGCTATACCCATCAGCAAACACTCGAGAAAACACGCAGCATTTATTTTCTGGGTGATTTCCACATCACGCTGGATACGATAGCCGGTCTTGGCGACTTTGCAGAAATAGCCGTCATGACAGATGACAGCCAGTTACTATCGTCACTGAGGCAGCAATGTCTGGAATTGGCGGCATCTTTTGGCTTACAAACCAGTCAATTGGTCGATCGCTCGTATCGAGAGTTGCTGAACAACTGATGCGAATGTGATCAGTTACACGAAAATTTTGTCCATCCATGCTGGATGATGTCTCTCAGAGCTAGGTTTTTGAAATGCTATGATAGACTATGACGCTCGTCGCTTTTTTTGAGGAAGTATGGCAAATCATATGCAACTGCTGAATCAGGCCCAAACACTCTGTGATAAACGTGGAGTCCGGCTGACCCCGCAACGCCAGAAAGTACTGGAGCTGATTGTTGAGCGTCAGAGTTCTATCAGTGCCTACGAGCTGCTTGATTTGCTTCGGGAAACTGAACCTCAGGCCAAGCCTCCCACTGTGTATCGCGCACTCGATTTTTTGCTGGCCCAGGGCTTTGTCCATAAGGTCGAGTCCACAAACAGCTATATCGCCTGCAATCTGCTGGATCATGCCTCTCATTGTTCACAGCTGTTAATTTGCGATGAATGCAGTCATGTGGAGGAATGTCACGACGATGAACTGGCTAAAATGCTAAAACTAAAGGCACAACAACAAGGCTTTCAGATTTCTCACCATGTGGTGGAAAGCCACGGTGTGTGCCAAGCATGCCAACATAAGAAGTAGTCCGTTTCTGAACAACAACAAGGCAATCCAGATCCTATGCGAGCAGAATTTGTAAACCCGTTTCTGGCCTCTCTGCTGAATGTGCTCAAGACCATGGCGTCAATGGAGCTGGCCCCGCAAAAACCTCTGCTGAAAAAAGATGAAGTCGCCCGCGGTGATGTCTCCGGCCTGATTGGTATGATCGGCCCGCAGACCAGAGGCTCGATGTCCATTACCTTTGATGAAGGCCTGGCGCTGGAAATCATGCAACGCATGCTGGGCGAGCGGCCCAATGGCATCAATGATGAAGTCACCGATATGGTTGGCGAGATCACCAATATGGTCACCGGTGGCGCGAAACGTATGCTGTCTGAGAAAGGCTATGATTTTGAAATGGCCACGCCCGCTGTTGTGTCAGGCCGCGGCCACACCATCACGCACAAGAGCGAAGGGGCGATCATCATCATGCCGTTTGAATCTGAATACGGCAAAGCTTTCATCGAAATCAGCTTCGACCGCTAACGCATTCACCCATCACCTCTTTTTCTGCTGGCCAGTGCAAACTGGCCTGACCTATTGCCGTGACCTTGCTAGTTTCTTTCACCCTTTTTGCATAAATAACGCATAAAGCATTGCCCCGCCTTCCGGTTACGATCTAGACTGGAAATGCTGTTTAGGCATCTACTCACCTATAAAGATACCTGTTAATAGCATTCGTGTTGCCTGCCTTCGGGTAACGCAAGGAATAGATTACAAAGGAAAGATCGTCAAATGAGCAAACTGACAGGAACCGTTAAATGGTTCAACGATGATAAAGGTTTTGGTTTTATCTCTGCTGCTGATGGCAAAGATGTTTTTGTTCACTTCAGCGCCATCCAGGCTCAGGGTCGCCGTACTCTGAGAGAAGGCCAAAACGTTGAGTTTATCGTTACAGACGGCCAGAAAGGCCCACAAGCCAGCGAAGTGGTCGCCCTGTCTTAACCGTAAGGCATCGCGCAACTAAGAAAAACGCCGCAAAAGCGGCGTTTTATCATTTCAGGCTGACGGCAGAATTACTGACGCCATTGCTTGAAGGTATTGATCAGGCCATTGGTCGAACTGTCATGGCTGCTCACTGGTGCATTGTCTGCCAGCTCCGGCAGAATTTGATTGGCCAGCTGTTTACCCAGCTCAACGCCCCACTGATCAAAGCTGTAGATATTCCAAATCACGCCCTGGGTGAAGATCTTATGCTCATACATCGCAATCAGTGCGCCCAGAGTATACGGCGTGACTTGCTTGACCAGAATGGAGTTGGTCGGACGGTTCCCCTCGAACACTTTGAAAGGCACCAGCTCTGCGGCTTCTTCCGGTGTTTTACCTGCCGCGGCGAACTCGGCTTCAACCTGCGCGCGGGTTTTACCAAATGCCAGCGCTTCAGTCTGGGCAAAGAAGTTTGCCATCAGTTTCGGGTGGTGGTCACCCAGCTGATTGTGGCTGATTGCCGGGGCAATAAAGTCACATGGGATCAGCTTCGTGCCCTGATGGATCAACTGATAAAACGCGTGCTGGCCGTTGGTGCCCGGCTCACCCCAGATAATCGGACCGGTCTGATAATCCACAGGATTACCGCCACGGTCGACATACTTACCGTTCGATTCCATGTTGCCTTGCTGGAAGTACGCCGCAAAACGGTGCATGTACTGATCGTAAGGCAGAATGGCTTCGGATTCGGCACCGAAGAAGTTGTTATACCACAGGCCAATCAACGCCAGAATGACCGGCAGGTTCTCGCTCAGCGGCGCTTGAGCAAAATGCTGATCCATCGCATGGGCACCGGCCAGCAGCTCTTCGAAACGCTCGTAACCCACAGCCAGGCAGATAGACAAACCAATCGCTGACCACAGAGAATAACGGCCGCCGACCCAGTCCCAGAATTCGAACATATTGGCGGTATCAATACCAAAGGCAGACACCGCATCAGCATTGGTCGACAGGGCCGCGAAGTGCTTCGCCACATGCGCCTGATCTTGAGCTTCAGCCAGGAACCAGTCACGCGCCGAATGGGCGTTGGTCATGGTTTCCTGAGTGGTGAAGGTTTTTGACGCCACCAGGAACAGGGTCGTTGCCGGGTTCAGCCCCTTGAGGGTTTCGGCAATATGAGTGCCGTCCACGTTAGAAACAAAATGCAGGTTAAGACGGGTTTTGTACGGCGCCAGTGCTTCCGACACCATATAAGGCCCCAGATCAGAACCACCGATGCCGATATTAACCACATCGGTAATCGCTTCGCCTGTGTATCCTTTCCAGTCGCCGCTGATGATACGGTCGGAGAACTGCTTCATTTTTGCCAGCACGGCGTTCACATGCGGCATCACGTCTTCGCCGTCCACCAGCACAGGTGTATTGCTGCGGTTACGCAGCGCAACGTGCAGTACGGCGCGATCTTCTGTGCGGTTAATTTTCTCACCGCTGAACATCGCGGCGATGGCGGTTTTCAGCTCTGTCTGTTCGGCCAGATCAAACAACTTCGCCAGCGTGTCTTCCGTGATCAGGTTCTTTGAATAATCCAGCAGGATATCGTTGCCGAACGCCGCGGAAAACGTCTCGAAACGTGATGCGTCTTTAGCAAACAGCTCGCTGAGCTGAAAATCCTGCGCCTGTTCAAAATGGGCAGTCAGTGCCTGCCAGGCAGTTGTTTGCGTGGGGTTAATGTTTTTCAACATAATGACGTTCCTGATGTGTTATTTTTTCACGACAGCACAACCGGTAGCGCTGCGGTGAATGTCCAATTCTACGGCGTTTGCACAGCCAAACTGGCCATAAGCATGGCGACATTTTGGTAATTTTACAACTTATTGTTAATTATGCCGCCGCCACCGCCCTACCTGCCTTGCGCCAGGTCACGCTTTCAGTGAATCGTGTGCAGCCGCTAAACTATAGGAAATTATCCTGTAGCCTGAAAGAAATAAAGAGGGAAAAGCGACATCTAACAGCTGAGACAGAAGCATTCAGCGTCACCTTGACCTGATTTTCTGCCCATGACTGATGAAATTGAACAACAGATGAACCATGATTCTGCCGGAACACTAACCCACTGAATCCACCGACCGGCCTTGTCAGAGAGCCAGCCATGGCGTTTATTCATCTGTTTGTTGCCACAGAACCAATTACTTTTCCAAAAAGATACTTGATAAAAAGATTTATCAGACTTATCTTTAGCCACATATCTTCAATAAAAGATACTTTCATAAAAGCTATCTACTGACTATCACTGCGTGGGTCCACAGCAATCACAAAAGGATAAGAACCATGAAACTCAGCATTATTTCAGGCAGTCACCGTCAAGAGTCATACAGTGCGAAAGCAGCAACATATCTGCAGCACCTTGCTTACAGTGAAGGGTTCCGGGAGGTCGATGTGTTCGATCTGAGCGTCCTTGATTTTCCACTGTGGAATGACGGCGTCTGGCGTGGTAGCGAGGAATGGAGCGAATGGAGGCAGCTCGCCGACGATCTGAAAACATCGGATGCCATCGTACTGATCACGCCTGAATGGCATGGCATGGCAACCCCTGCGCTGAAGAATTTCCTGTTGCTGTGCACCTCGGCTGAACTGGGCCATAAACCCGTGCTGCTGGCCAGTGTTTCAGCCAGCGTGAACGGGGTCTACCCCATCAGTGAGCTGCGCATGACGGGGAGTAAAAATAACCACGCCTGTTTTATTCCGGATCATCTGATCTTCCGCGATTGCGAAACCCTGCTGTCTGCCGACAAGGCCGTCAGTGATGAGCGCTTCCACGCCCGGGCGACATATACTGTTCAATCCCTGGCGGCCTATGCCAGAGCCTTAGGCCCGGTACGGGAAGCGCTGCAACAGGGGATGAAAGATTTCCCGTTCGGCATGTAACAGTCCGTATCCTGACCCTGCCGGTCATGGCAAGGCCAACACCCAAGACGGCACTTACTCAGGTTTAATCACCACACAGGCCGTCTGTTTCTGGCGGCCAAAACCGAGGATCTGGCTCAGCCCGGCTTTATTGAGCGGAATATGCGCACGATGGCTGCTGTCGGCCTTGTCTTCGGCAAAGGGATCATGAAAGAAAAAGAATTGCTCGCTGACGCCGCTCAGCACAATCCAGTGCGGCTCTTTACAGCCGTTAAAACGGTAGGTACTGATCAGCATCAGCAGGCAGCAGCCCTGTTTCAGCCACTCTTCAATCTGACTGACCGCCGGCATGGCATCCACCACAGGTACACCTGCCTCATCCAGCTGCTGGCAAAAATCCTGATGGACCAGCTCAATGATGTCCTTTTTCTTAGGATCGCGCACACTGTCGATAAAAGGTGTGGAGAGTGACTGCGCCCACAATTCCACCTTGCATCCGCGTCTGTATGCCGCCAGCGCCAGGCCCTGCCCGCTGCACCCGCCGTGGCCCGATGCCATGAAGATGGTGGTGGCTTCGCGCCACAGTTGCATTTCCAGCTGGCGACTGGGCTGAAATTCAGCATCCAGATAAGACAGACTCATCATTAAACATGCCGGGCCACAGGTGAATGGCGTGGTTTGCACATACAAAGGAAGCGGTAGCAAATGCTTCGCTTCCATAGGGCTCAGACGTTTTTGCATCCTGACGCCATCGGCCAGATCATCGTAATAATGGATTAAAATTTTTAATGGTTTATAACCGCATTTTTCATAAAGATTTCGCGCCGCGACATTGTCATTACGCACTTCCAGCCTTAATGTATTGAAACCGTTTTCCAGCGCCGCCGCTTCACAGGCAGACAATAACTGCTGAGCAATGTGTCTGCCTCGATAAACGGGATCGACGGCAAGGGAATACAACCGCGCCAGCTGGGTACCCCGGTGAAATAACACCAATCCATAGCCAGCGATACGGCCTTCATCTTCCGCGACATACAGCACGCTCTGGGGTGATTTAATAAACCGCCGCATCTGACGAGGTGAAATTCGATCCCCGTCAAAAAGCTGAGCCTCCAGAGCATTTAAACTATCTAGATCATAAAGCTGTGCAATACGGACTATCATGGACTTATTCACGCTTGAGTGGACTAGTTCGATTTAATCCCAAAATTAGCCGTAAGGCTATAGGTGAAGAAAAAGATGACAAAAGTCCTCATTATTACCGACAACGACAGTGACTGGCGGCAGTACTTTCCCTCTGACAGGGTTGTCACTGTCGATACCTATTTGCAGCAGGGCGCGTTTTGTGAAAACAAAGCCACTCAGGTCATTAACCTGTGCCGCGACTACGGCTACATGAGCAGCGGTTATTACTGCTCATTGATGGCCGAAGCCCGCGGGCACAGGGTGATTCCCCGGGTGATGACGATTAATGACTTGTCTCAGCCCTTCCTGTTGTCGGTACCGTCAGACCAGCTGGAAAAAGCCTTTGCGCACCAGTTGCAGTCATCTGGGGATCAGCTCGAAGAAAAAATATACTTTGGCCAGTCCAAAGTGCCCGGCTTTGAAAAAATGGCGCGCCGCCTGTTCGAGCACTTCATGGTGCCTGTGATTAAAGTGGTGATCCGCCGCTCCGATTCGCACTGGCAGGTGGATCAGATCACGCCGTTCCCGTTTCAGGATTTAACGGATCCTGAGCAAGATTTGTTTGCCGAGGCATTGGAACGTTTTTCCAACAAGGTATGGCGATCACCCAAGCCCAATAAGAATGCGCGCTACGATCTGGCCTTGCTGGTCGATCCGAACGAAAAGATGCCGCCGTCAGACAGCACGGCACTGCACAATTTTAAGAAAGCCGCCAAGCGTCTGGGCATGCGGCTGCAGCCTATTACGCCGGATGATCTTTCCCGACTGGGCGAATTTGACGGTCTGTTCATTCGTGCCACCACCAATATCGGTAACTTCACTTACCGTTTTGCCAAAACGGCGGAGAAGCTGGGCCTAGTCGTGATGGACGATCCGGAATCCATCATGAAATGCACCAATAAGGTGTTTCTCACCGAATTGCTGCGGTTGCACAAAGTCCCGACCCCGAAGAGTGTGGTGCTGAAAAGCTTCGATCCGAACTGGCTTGAGCAGGCCGAAAATGACATAGGTTTTCCTATGGTGCTGAAAGTGCCGGACGGTGCATTTTCCGTCGGTGTGGTCAAAGTCAAAAACCGGGAAGAACTGCTGACCCAAATGGATACCCTGTTTGCACGCAGTACACTGATTCTGGCGCAGGAATTTCTGCCGACCGATTTTGACTGGCGAATTGGTATTCTCAACCGTCAGCCACTGTTTGCCTGCAAATACTATATGAGCCGTGGCCACTGGCAGATATACCAGCACCACAACAGCGGCCGGGTCACCTCGGGCGGCTTTGAAACCCTGGATTTAAAACAGGTGCCGAAGAACGTGATTGATGTCGCGCTCAAAGCGGCCAACCAGATTGGCTCCGGCTTGTACGGCGTCGATCTGAAGGAAGTCAATGGTCAGGTGGTGGTGATTGAAGTGAACGACAATCCGAGCATCGATCATAAAGTCGAAGATGCCTTCCTCGGCGATCTGCTCTACGACCGGGTGATGACAGAATTTCTGCGCCGCATTCAGCTGCGTGGATTTTGAATCTGAGCCCCAGTAACCCCCCGCCTAGCCTCCCCCTTCAAAAGGGGGAGGAACTGATTGAGTTTGCTGCGAGTCTTGCGTTTTCCCTCCCCTTGGCAAGGGGAGGGTCAGGGTGGGGTTCGTACGACGGACATAGATTTGGCGTTGGTGCCCGGTAACCCCCACCTAGCCTCCCCCTTCACAAGGAGGACGAACAGCAAAAGCACCGCTCTCAGAATGGCTGATTCACCATGACATTAAAGCTGCTTTGCTCTTCGCCCCAGGCCATTTCAGCCCGTACCACCACCCCTTCCACCTGAAAGCGCACTGCGCCGCCGGCACTCCAGCGCATGTTCTGGTTTAATTCAGCAAGATCAAACTCGTCTGCCACCCGGCCCAGATCGGTAAACAGCACCCATTGCCACCAAGGGACATCGTACCAATCGAACACCGGCCAACCGCTCAGCGGTTGCCACTCGGGCATGACCCGGTATTCCATGCTGTAGCTGAGCGCACTGCGATCAGAAAAACGTCCGCCGGGATAGCTGCGCAGGCGAAACAGCCCGCCCAGACTGGCGCGGGCAAACTCCGGTGGCCGGTGATAACGGGTTTGCCCATTGACCTGCTCACTCTGATTCCAGCTCGGCACATCCGACACATAGGCATTGAAGGCGATCACCTGTTGATCAAACCAATCGCCGGCAGGCCCGATATCCCAGAACCAGCTCTGGCTCAGCTCCCACTGCCACCAGCTCTCCCGATCGCTGCCACCGGGATCTGTGGTCACCGTCAGCAGGCTGTGCGATCCCTGGCTCGGGTTATGTTCACTGTTGAGGTTATCCCATTCCAGACG is from Photobacterium sp. TLY01 and encodes:
- a CDS encoding DUF3597 domain-containing protein — translated: MGLFNDILHKLGFGNKSSQTPKPSSNVTFAPDETPAPASPAEPSVPAMETVDVVAKLEAMASSHPEALNWKTSIVDLLKLLGLDSSLSARKELATELGCPADKMADSAQMNMWLHKTVLQKLADNGGNVPDELL
- a CDS encoding S8 family peptidase, translated to MLKTMLGCCITSALVFTSAALQADDSLAAVSAESQAQLITAAPEKAVANQYIVVFKEPAYIANDVAARTEFVARTVESISTLHAVKAQRVFDSALSGFVAELTTEQLNALRQDNQVDYIEQDQVISLDPVFPEAFDAQQSNATWGLDRVDQRNLPLDGHFVTQYNGAGVTAYVIDTGVTTTHAEFGGRARSGYDFVDNDSNATDCNGHGTHVAGTIGGTRYGVAKNVSLVGVRVLSCNGSGTTSGVIAGVDWVKQNASGPSVANMSLGGGISTALDSAINSAVNSGVSFMLAAGNENQDACNVSPARVANGVTVGSTTSSDQRSSFSNWGSCVDIFAPGSSITSAWYDGSYKTISGTSMATPHVAGIGALYLDEYPNLTPAQLSQLLAQRGTTGKVSDPRNSLNLLAYSGTDNGGGDPGTPSDGKLENGQVLSGLSGTSGSEQHYYIDVPAGRTLTVRTSGGTGDADLYVRFGQKATKSSWDCRPYRAGNGETCTITPTQTGRYHIMLNGYNAYSGLSLQASF
- a CDS encoding neutral zinc metallopeptidase — translated: MRWRKTKQSTNIDDRRGQGPANSGMAVAGLLRFLPFLLKTKVGKLILVVGGIYLAYQYFTGGAGMMDVQPGSAPGSGTMQQQEGAQTGGLPASDEDAQFVAAILGTTETVWSKLLDGQYPEPQLVLYNNITQTGCGMGQAQSGPFYCPADSKVYLDLSFMDELKKLGAPGDFAFAYVIAHEVGHHVQNVLGTNKQVAQMQQQASETDANRLSVMLELQADCYAGVWGYYVHNDMQLLEPGDIEEGLKAASSVGDDRLQEMAGQAVQPDAFTHGTSEQRASWFRKGFESGNPKDCDTFQNLQ
- the cyaB gene encoding class IV adenylate cyclase, whose protein sequence is MMTDHFTGQFEVELKFRVSSHQPLIQQLQARHAECFVEKNQETDYFYECKDSRLATAGISMSVRVMSPSGIQLWIVKGPAPDKCEAVNITSANTTRNMLETLGYTHQQTLEKTRSIYFLGDFHITLDTIAGLGDFAEIAVMTDDSQLLSSLRQQCLELAASFGLQTSQLVDRSYRELLNN
- the zur gene encoding zinc uptake transcriptional repressor Zur, with the protein product MANHMQLLNQAQTLCDKRGVRLTPQRQKVLELIVERQSSISAYELLDLLRETEPQAKPPTVYRALDFLLAQGFVHKVESTNSYIACNLLDHASHCSQLLICDECSHVEECHDDELAKMLKLKAQQQGFQISHHVVESHGVCQACQHKK
- a CDS encoding chemotaxis protein CheX, with translation MRAEFVNPFLASLLNVLKTMASMELAPQKPLLKKDEVARGDVSGLIGMIGPQTRGSMSITFDEGLALEIMQRMLGERPNGINDEVTDMVGEITNMVTGGAKRMLSEKGYDFEMATPAVVSGRGHTITHKSEGAIIIMPFESEYGKAFIEISFDR
- a CDS encoding cold-shock protein → MSKLTGTVKWFNDDKGFGFISAADGKDVFVHFSAIQAQGRRTLREGQNVEFIVTDGQKGPQASEVVALS
- the pgi gene encoding glucose-6-phosphate isomerase, with amino-acid sequence MLKNINPTQTTAWQALTAHFEQAQDFQLSELFAKDASRFETFSAAFGNDILLDYSKNLITEDTLAKLFDLAEQTELKTAIAAMFSGEKINRTEDRAVLHVALRNRSNTPVLVDGEDVMPHVNAVLAKMKQFSDRIISGDWKGYTGEAITDVVNIGIGGSDLGPYMVSEALAPYKTRLNLHFVSNVDGTHIAETLKGLNPATTLFLVASKTFTTQETMTNAHSARDWFLAEAQDQAHVAKHFAALSTNADAVSAFGIDTANMFEFWDWVGGRYSLWSAIGLSICLAVGYERFEELLAGAHAMDQHFAQAPLSENLPVILALIGLWYNNFFGAESEAILPYDQYMHRFAAYFQQGNMESNGKYVDRGGNPVDYQTGPIIWGEPGTNGQHAFYQLIHQGTKLIPCDFIAPAISHNQLGDHHPKLMANFFAQTEALAFGKTRAQVEAEFAAAGKTPEEAAELVPFKVFEGNRPTNSILVKQVTPYTLGALIAMYEHKIFTQGVIWNIYSFDQWGVELGKQLANQILPELADNAPVSSHDSSTNGLINTFKQWRQ
- a CDS encoding NADPH-dependent FMN reductase, with product MKLSIISGSHRQESYSAKAATYLQHLAYSEGFREVDVFDLSVLDFPLWNDGVWRGSEEWSEWRQLADDLKTSDAIVLITPEWHGMATPALKNFLLLCTSAELGHKPVLLASVSASVNGVYPISELRMTGSKNNHACFIPDHLIFRDCETLLSADKAVSDERFHARATYTVQSLAAYARALGPVREALQQGMKDFPFGM